In Bombus pyrosoma isolate SC7728 linkage group LG2, ASM1482585v1, whole genome shotgun sequence, a genomic segment contains:
- the LOC122577151 gene encoding uncharacterized protein LOC122577151, with product MSEFDDLLNAIACLNKSVSNFPIGAISIEDFKPIEEKIRATRELLKCLNAKLLILKAQHDFYTAAEEPVEDLRDTVTNLHEATASSLITNTAIKLCLHSHSIQAILEGKEGNSDMQRKIYAYMRKLFSLNDNILIIQKEIDNAIKEQLELKIQCRNALFEHKNFLKEQEEICNKKLKEMNPLLAINKEKTNKTIRNINIMKKLIVNFIAASNHMLYKDPFFVQMLEEHRELVNIETVLKMSQSNFENEEDKSS from the exons atgtcagaattcgatgatttattaaatgctATTGCATGCTTGAATAAAAGTGTTTCCAATTTTCCAATTGGAGCGATATCGATAGAAGATTTTAAAccaattgaagaaaaaataagagcCACGCGAGAATTATTGAAGTGTCTAAATGCCAAGTTATTGATACTTAAAGCACAACATGATTTTT ATACAGCAGCTGAAGAACCAGTGGAAGATTTAAGAGACACAGTAACAAATTTGCATGAAGCAACAGCAAGTTCTCTTATAACTAATACAGCGATTAAACTATGTCTTCATTCCCATAGCATTCAAGCTATTTTGGAAGGCAAAGAAGGTAACAGTGATATGCAAag aaaaatttatgcatatatgcgtAAGCTTTTTAGTTTGAAcgacaatattttaataatacaaaaggaAATAGACAATGCAATAAAGGAGCagttagaattaaaaattcaatgtcGCAATGCATTGTTTGAGCACAAAAATTTTTTGAAGGAACAGGAGGAAATAtgcaacaaaaaattaaaagaaatgaacCCTCTGTTAGCAAT aaataaggaaaaaacaaataaaactataagaaatattaatataatgaaaaaattaattgtaaattttattgctgCTTctaatcatatgttatataaagATCCATTTTTTGTACAAATGCTAGAAGAACATAGAGAGTTAGTTAATATTGAAACAGTGCTAAAAATGTCTCAAAGTAATTTTgagaacgaagaagataaaagcagctaa